The nucleotide sequence TGCCAGCCCAGACACTACCAGTCCCTAACACCTGTCCTACCAGGAAAAGACACACAGCAGTTGACTCCCCTCACAATATAGCTTGGTCTGACAGAGACTGAACTATTCCCAAAGTTGCTATGAGTCTGATGAAGACCCTCAATATATGGGTGAACCCCAAAAGAAAGATTATTCACCAAGGCTCCAAGCCTTCCCACAAAAAGCTCTTATTACATTAACTCGTCCGTAACTACAAAACTATATTGTTATCTCTTTTCCTCATCTCCCTCTTTGTATAGTTCAAAAAGGtctcaaaattatttctgtatgcACCTCTGGTGGTATTTATTTTGGTGCACCTTAAGTACAACAGAGACTTATTTTATTTACCTAGTAAAGCCACATCTTGTTTACTAATTGAGcatcttctgctcttttttctcATCAGgtgattttaaaattcacaACATATAATGAAGCTGCTAAGTCTGAAAGCCAAAGCATTCACACTGAGAACACACTCTGAAAGAAGAGTAAAATcttactgagggaaaaaaatccaagcaaTGTACAGAGAACCTTTCTGGGCCTGCAGATGAAGGCTCTCACACAGATCACCCACTCTGTGCTACAGGTAAACAACCATCAACATTCATGAAAGCACACGCAGGCTGCACAATGGTCCCTCGGATCCATCACACAGAGCCCTCCCGCACCGTGAGGGCTGACATGCACTATTTCATTTTAGCGTTCGTACAGACATGCAGAGCACACAAAACTAATGCTTCACAACTGAAAAATTCCAAGTAGTGTTTCAAAAACAATATGTTCCCTCTTCAGGGCAGGTGCATCAGGCATCTCTGATcatgtgctgctggcagctggtgcTCAGGAGGGCATCCTGTGGGCTGTTCAACCTGTCCTGTAGGTCTCTGAAACTCTGTCCAGCAACCTTGAGCTCTAACCTTCGGTCTCAGCATTATGCAGGGCATAGCATTCGATTACAATTCAAAGCATATATTGCTTGGATATCTCAGGCTCTCTGTTTAGTGCCTACTGTTCCACCTCCTAAAGAGAAAGCCTACTGTCACGCTGCCGATGCTTGAATAATGGTGACATTGGGGTTATTTTTCTTTCGTCCAATGAAAGGTTTCTTTAACCATGACTGTAGGAGGATAAGAAGTGAAATACTAACTGCATTTATGTTCATACTGCTAACCACATTGGAAAAcgacttcatttttttttttaagttttcactGGGGAAAATGGATAACAATTTATGAACATTCACTCACAGTCTTTCCCAAGCAGACTCTCATTACTATTAATCAACATAGCAGGCCGTGAGATTTAGCAGAGGAATAGTCCTTTTGTTTCTAAACTCAGTGGGTGAGTATGGAGCCAAACAGTGCGTGCTGAAAATGGGGAATACCatttttgcagagctgtttcTAACTTTCTGTGGATGGGCAGCCCTTGAGATGGGCTGCCTCTTCATGGCAGCATGCAACATAGTCGTAGTAGTTCATTCAGAGTCAATTTCCTCATAACCAGAACCAATAAAACCACTTGCATATGAGCTTCCCAAGTGCTTATTTCCAGGAATATATACTTTTGACAGTCTCAAGTCACACAGACATTACTGGTCATCCCAGTTCTGCTGCAAAATCCCCTCCAACCAAACTCTACATCTGTCTGTACAAGGCAAACCAGTAGACACTAAGATAATGAATACATTTAAGAGGCATAAAGCCAAAGTATGACACActgggaaaaggctgaggtgcttcTTGGAAACTGAATTTATGAGTTACCATTTTTTTAgggttctttttaaaaatcaatgagCATGTGAACAAAGGTGATTTATTTGATATAGTGTACTTTGACTGCCAAAGTTTCAACAAGCTTCTTAAAGTAGCTATGCTTCTTGAGAAGAGAGAAGGTGTCTCGGAAACTGACCCCCAGTTAAAAGGtaggaaataaaacacaggaaTTAATGGCAACGTTTTGTAGCAGAGGCTGGTTACCAGATATTACCACAGAGATAAATGATAGCGCTTGTGCTGTACCAGATGTTTGCAAGTTACGTAGcaaaaaggtaaagaaagaaGTTGcaatgtttgcagatgacacagcTGTTCAGAGAGTAAAGCTGACTATGAAGACTTGCAAAAGGATTCTTGCTGTCTTTTATTAATTGGTGACAAAATAGCAGAGAAAATCCAGTGCCAGTTCATATACTATAACACATgggaaaaatattataaaataaacatgcaaaGTGATGCGACACAAATTAACTGTTACTCAGGAAAATGAACTTGAAGCAGTTCTGGAGAATTTTCTGACAATATCAGCTTGTTTCTCAATAGTGGTCAAAAAAGCAAAGTGTATTTTAAGTATTActagaaaagaagcagaaaaaagtaACAGTAAAAACGATCATACTGCTGTAAAAATCTATCACGCATTCTCATCTCAAATACAGCAGACATTTCTGATCACCCCGTTTCACAAGAAGCacagtgaagaaagagaaaagtgacaGAACAATAAATGCATGCAGTAGCTCCCATATGATGGCAGACTATATACTGGGGGAATCTTCAGCTTCCAAACagtctttcattatttttcacaatACCATAGCCAAACAGCCTCAAGGCTCTAAgttcaaataaacaaaatgaaacatttttttccacgtAGCCCAGAATTGAATGATGGACCTTAATGGCACAGGATATTATGCAGGTCAAAAGTataatcagtttttaaaaggaattataAAGTTAATGCAAAATAGACCGATGCTTTTTAGTAAGGTAATCTGGATACAGTCTTTGTCAGAGGAAAACTTCCTTATAAGCCCTTTTTCAACATATGTGccttatttcagcattttagaTACACGGTGTTGAGTTAGACAGACTTTGACCTGACCTACTGCAGAAGTGGTTGTGTTCTTGCATTTCCCGATCCTGGAAAGAGCCATACCCAATGTgaagtttttcagaaataagtgACGCTTTTAAATCTCTTTATCATTTCCCTTCTTATCCTATTGCCTAGACATGTGGAGTTTTCCCAGTGTAGGTCTCTCAAAAGCTCGAGTCAAGACTGAAATACGGCAGTTGACCCTGGAGAGCCTGTGAAGTTTGAGGCCCCTTCCAGTCCTCCAGTTCTGTAACGGGGGGATGTTGTGGCCAGTTTTTGATTGCTCAGGAACAGGATACCTACTTGTCTTGTACTTATCCAGATGTATCACTATTCCATCCCGAGTCACAAGTTCACAGTCAGGCCCAAGGAGCAGGACGTTTTGGTGTGTAGCACCGAAGGAATACTTCGAAAGAAATAACCGCCACAAGgaaactgttgtggtttaacccggctggcagctaaacaccacacagccgttcgctcaccctcccccctccctctctgggatggggggagagaaacgggaaagtgaagcctgtgagttgagataaagacggtttattaagacaggaaaataataataacaataataataataatagtgataatggtaatagtattaacaataataatgtgtaagaaaacaagtgatgcacaatgcaattgctcaccacccgctgaccgatgcccagcctattcccgagcagccggcccccccaccccggccagccacccctatatattgtttagcatgacgtcagatggtatggaatacccctttggccagtttgggtcagctgtcctgggtctgtcccctcccagctcctgctgcacccccagcctgctcgctggcaggacagagcaagaagccgaaaagtccttggcctggtgtaaacactgctctgcaacaattaaaacatcagcatgttatcagcgctcttctcatcctaatccaaaacatagcaccctaccagctactatgagctacttaactctgtcctaactggaaccaggacagatatccaccccttattccataccatttatgtcatgctcaggttacactctgtccaatacattctaattaatcaccattttcatctatgatatatagcaatcatggtagtgatgacatacattattatataataattaacatactacaattcaactcatgggctattctcacccagtatcaaatccccttgaggtacacaccggacctccccattcttttgcattacccaccaagtgcatccaggtccctgagcaaaagcaattccacgaatgggtttgccttttcctgaggcaggagtagcccagactgttttacccagcatgtttcttacgtgcactacaggaactttatccccttctacagtgcgtaacaggtttgattgggcaggtccagctcggttggcagatcccctggtattgactaaccaggtggcctttgccaaatgtgtatcccaatttttgaatgtcccagcacccattgctttcagtgtagtcttcaacagtccattgtatcgttcaacttttccagaggctggtgcatgataggggatgtgatacacccactcaataccatgttctttggcccaagtgtctataaggttgtttcggaaatgagtcccgttgtctgactcaattctctctggggtgccatgtcgccataagacttgcttttcaaggcccaggatagtgttccgggcggtggcatggggcacaggatatgtttccagccatccggtggttgcttccaccattgtaagtacgtggcgcttgccgttgcgggtttgagggagtgtgatgtaatcaatctgccaggcctctccatatttatatttcagccatcgtcctccataccaaagaggttttgaccgtttggcttgcttgattgcagcacatgtttcacagtcatgaataacctgtgctatagtgtccatggtcaggtccacccctcgatcacgagcccatctgtaggttgcatctctaccttgatggcctgaggtgtcatgggcccatcgggctataaataattcacctttatgttgccagtccaggtccacctgagccacttcaatcttagcagcctgatccacctgctggttgttttggtgttcttcagtagcccgattcttgggcacatgagcatctacatggcgtacctttacaaccaggttctctacccgggcagcaatatcttgccacaatgccgcagcccagatgggcttgcccctgcgctgccagttgttctgcttccattgctgtaaccacccccacagggcatttgctaccatccatgaatcagtatagagatagagaactggccacttttctcgttcagcaatatctaaagccagctgaatggcttttacttctgcaaactgactcgattcaccttctccctcagcagcttctgcaactcgtcgtgtaggactccatacagcagctttccatctccgatgctttcccacaatacgacaggacccgtcagtgaacaaggcatatttcttctcattttccggtagcttgttgtacaggggggcttcttcagcacgaaccacctcctcctctggtgatatcccaaagtatttgccttctggccagtccataatcacctccaagattcctgggcgactggggtttcctattcgagcccgctgagtaatcagtgcaacccacttgctccatgtagcatcagttgcatgatgcgtagaggggacccttcctttgaacatccagcctagtaccggcagtcggggtgccaggaggagctgcgcttcagtaccgaccacttccgaagcagatcgaactccttcatatgctgccaatatctccttttcagttggagtatagcgggcttcagatcctctgtatccccgactccaaaaccccaggggtcgacctcgagtttccccaggttctttctgccagaggctccaggtgggaccattctctccggctgcggtgtagagcacattctttacatctggtcctgttcggactggcccgagggctactgcatgaactatttcctgcttaatttgttcaaaggcttgtcgttgctcagggccccattcaaaagcattcttcttacgggttacttggtagagcgggtttacaatcagactgtaatttggaatatgcattctccaaaaccccacgacacctaggaaagtttgtgtttcttttttgctagttggtggagacatagctgttattttgttgatcacatccattgggatttgacggcgtccatcttgccattttattcctaaaaactggatctctcgtgcaggtcctttaactttattctgttttatggcaaaaccggccttcagaaggatttggactattttcttccctttctcgaaaacttcttctgcagtgtcaccccacacaatgatgtcatcgatgtactgcaggtgttcaggagcttccccctgctccagcgcagactggatcagtccatggcaaatggtagggctgtgtttccacccctggggcagccgattccaagtatattggactcccctccaagtgaaagcaaactgtggcctgcactgtgctgctagagggatggagaaaaatgcattagcgatatcaattgtggcataccacttggctgcctttgattccagttcatactggagttctagcatgtccggcactgcagcactcagtggtggcgtgacttcgttcaggccacgatagtccactgttagtctccactcaccattagactttcgcactggccatatgggactattaaaaggtgaatgagtcttgctgatcactccttggctctccagttgacgaattagcttatggatgggactcagggagtctcggttggtgcgatattgccgccg is from Anser cygnoides isolate HZ-2024a breed goose chromosome 2, Taihu_goose_T2T_genome, whole genome shotgun sequence and encodes:
- the LOC136790178 gene encoding uncharacterized protein; this encodes MDVINKITAMSPPTSKKETQTFLGVVGFWRMHIPNYSLIVNPLYQVTRKKNAFEWGPEQRQAFEQIKQEIVHAVALGPVRTGPDVKNVLYTAAGENGPTWSLWQKEPGETRGRPLGFWSRGYRGSEARYTPTEKEILAAYEGVRSASEVVGTEAQLLLAPRLPVLGWMFKGRVPSTHHATDATWSKWVALITQRARIGNPSRPGILEVIMDWPEGKYFGISPEEEVVRAEEAPLYNKLPENEKKYALFTDGSCRIVGKHRRWKAAVWSPTRRVAEAAEGEGESSQFAEVKAIQLALDIAEREKWPVLYLYTDSWMVANALWGWLQQWKQNNWQRRGKPIWAAALWQDIAARVENLVVKVRHVDAHVPKNRATEEHQNNQQVDQAAKIEVAQVDLDWQHKGELFIARWAHDTSGHQGRDATYRWARDRGVDLTMDTIAQVIHDCETCAAIKQAKRSKPLWYGGRWLKYKYGEAWQIDYITLPQTRNGKRHVLTMVEATTGWLETYPVPHATARNTILGLEKQVLWRHGTPERIESDNGTHFRNNLIDTWAKEHGIEWVYHIPYHAPASGKVERYNGLLKTTLKAMGAGTFKNWDTHLAKATWLVNTRGSANRAGPAQSNLLRTVEGDKVPVVHVRNMLGKTVWATPASGKGKPIRGIAFAQGPGCTWWVMQKNGEVRCVPQGDLILGENSP